The Anaerotignum propionicum DSM 1682 sequence AAACGCTGATTGGTGTAGGCTCTGCCATTTGCGGCGGCTCTGCCATTGCCGCAACAGCCCCCGTTATTCATGCGAAAGATGAAGAAATCGCCCGTTCTATTTCAACAATCTTTCTATTTAATGTAATTGCGGCGTTCCTATTTCCCGCCTTGGGACACCTGTTTGGAATGAGCGATCATACCTTTGGCCTCTGGGCAGGAACCGCAGTGAACGATACCTCTTCTGTGGTTGCCGCAGGCTATGCTTTCAGTGATACCGCAGGAAATCTATCCGTTATTGTAAAATTGACAAGAACTCTAGCCATTGTTCCCATTACCCTTGTTTTGGCAGTTATTACTTCAAAAAAGAACGCTGGAGAAAATGCAAATTACAGCATCGCCAAAATTTTCCCATGGTTTGTACTTGGTTTTCTGGGTGCATCTATATTGAATACCTTCCTGACTATCCCAAGCAATGCAACCCATTTTCTTGCCCAAGCCGGAAAGTTTATGATTGTCATGGCAATGGCTGCAATCGGTTTAAACACAAATATCATTAAATTAGTGAAAAATGGAGCGAAACCTATACTGCTGGGTTTTTTATGCTGGCTTTCTGTCTCCGTTGTTTCATTGGCTGTTCAATATCTTTTTCATATCTAAACAAACATGATGATATGAAAACTTGCTGCTAATTCATTCCATAGACATATCAGCAATAAATAAAAGGAGCTGAGAAAATTCCAGCTCCTTTCTTATTCATTCAGTTAGGCACGCAAGTACCTTATCGATAACCCTATTTCTTTAAAGTTTATCCTGCCGCCCATATTTCTATTTCTATTTTTATTGAATCCAAACCTAAGGCGTTCACATAGGCAATTGTCATTGAAGGAGAAATTTCTCCAAAAAAATCACAATAAATCTTATCGAAATACTCCCAGTCGATTTCTACTATGGACCATATATTTACCTTAATCACATTATCTGGTTCCAAATCCACACTTTTCAATAAATTTGATATATTTATAAATGTATTCTCTACTTGCTGATTAAAATCATTAGGAATATCTCCACCTAAATCTGCTCCAATTTGGCCTGAAAACGTATAAAAAGTTGCATTAGGCTTTATTTTTGTGATATGGGTATAATGCCCCACCTCTTTACTCACTCCTGATGGAGACAATCTGGTAACTACATGATTTTTCATTTCATAACATCCTTTCTCTATTGGATAAATGATTTCTAACACTGTATATCTCTGATATACAGTTATCCTCTGCTAGAAATTTATTTATCAAAAATAGAGATGGAATGTTCGTTTTTTATAAGACTACAACTAATAAAAATTAATATCATTCCCTTCCCCCCTTTCAAAGTATTATATGGATAACCGCGCCTACAGTCAAGTAAGCAATTATGAATGAAAAAATAGTACTCTAACCTTTTTTCATCCATTGTAAAAAACATGCAGTTTTTTCGTAACCACGTATCTTAATTAAAAACACAATCAGGACTAACACAAAATGTATATCTTATTTCTTAGTATTTGTTTACTTTCCTCAAGAAAAATTTAAGATAACATTGTTGAAAATATGGTAATATATAGAAAAAGGAGTGTTTAAAATGAAGAGAAAGAGTGTAATTCAGTTTTTAATTGTAAGCCTGCTATTACATAGTGGATGCAGTTTATTGAGTGAAAAAAATATATACGCCAGCAAAATTGCTAAATATGAGACAAATTTCAATACAAATTACAAAACTTTACATGGCTTTTCAGAAAATTTAATACCTATTGAAGATAAAAATGGAATTGGATTTATTAACACAAAAGGGAATATAATTGCTTCTCCATCTTGGGAAAGTGTGATGCCTTTCAAAAACGAACGTGCTATTGTATCTAAAAACAGAAAATATGGCCTTATAAATACTGAGGGGAAAATAATTGTTAGTCCTCAGTATACTTTTATGGAAGATTGCGAGAATGGATTGTTTGTCGTTGCCAAGGATAAAGAATTTGGATTAATAGATACAGACGGGAAAATGGTATTAAATTTAAATTACCAGTGGATATCAACTTTTAATGATGATATGGCTATGGTAAAAAAAACCGGAAAATATGGATTTATAGATAAAACCGGAAAACTTACTATACCTATAGAATGGGATTGTCTTGGAGTTTTTGAAAATGGACTTGCTCCGGCTGTTAATATAAATAAAAATATATGTGGATTTATAGATAAAAATGGAATTGTGGTTACAAAAGTTGAAGATTATTATTTTGATGACCAAGCCAAGAAAAATAAAATAACATATTCACAGTTATTTATGCCATCAGAAGGTGTAGCTATTTATAAAACTGTGGAGGGTGATAACGGATATGTTGGAATTGATGGAAAGATTATTTCACCTCCCCAAAAAAAGACTTTATCTTCTTTTAAAAACGGAATTGGGGTAATTCAAAAAAGTAATGGCACATCAACTATGATTAATAAACGCGGAAAAGTAATTGCTAATATTGATGGCTATATCCTAAATAGTTTTAGTTGCAATATGGGCTTTGCAGAAAAAAATAAAAAATATGTCGCGGTTAATACAGAAGGTAAATTAGTAACCGGTTATGTTTTCACCGATTTTAAAGATTGCACAGAAAATTTGGCTGCAGTAAAAACCGAAAAAGGGAAATGGGGTTTTATTAATTCAGAAGGTAAATTGGTAATTGCTGATAAATGGGATTATGTTACACAATTTAATAACGGAACCGCCATAGCAGAATCAAGTACAGCGGGAATAACAAAATATGCTATTATTGATAAGGATGGAAAGCTTGTTGGAAATAAAACTTGGGACTTTGTAGGAAAATATGAATACGGTGAAAATGCAAATAAGTTCATCCTGGTTAGTGAAAATAAAAAATTTGGGTTGCTTGATCATGCGGGAAACATTTTAATTCCCCCTCAATGGGATGGTATATCCGGTGGATATGATTACGGAAAATTTCTATTACAAGAAAAAGATACATATTATGCAATATCAATAGCTAACTAAAATTAAATAAAGTAATTTTCACGTTTCTTTAAAAGCATTAGGGTCAAAGAAAATTTGAGGTTAGCAGTTTCAACTTAAAACATCTTCAAAATATTCACCAGGAGCGCCCTATTAAAATTCCCCTTTTAAAAATTAATAGAAAGCAAATGATATTTTTAAGTACAACGTATAAAGTATCAATCTGCTAACATAACCTTAAGTCAACGAAAAAGGGCTGAAAACCCAAGAAACCTTGAATTTCCAACCCTTTATGATGTCCCAGACAGGAGTCGAACCTGCGACCTTCCCCTTAGGAGGGGGACGCTCTATCCAACTGAGCTACTGAGACAAATTATAATATAGAATATAGATAGCTAAGAGACTCTCAAAGCAGTCCTTTTCTATTTTATGCGTATCCCCTGCCACAGTCAAGTAGTTTTATGCCATAGCAGGGGAATTTTTTTATTGAAGTTTTTCCTCAATGAAAGCCGCTAACTTCATGGCTTCCTTTTCCATTGCTTCTTTGTCCTTGCCTTCAATCATTACTCGTACCAAAGGCTCCGTACCGGAAGTGCGAATCAGCACTCTTCCGTCAGAAGAAAATTTTTCCTGCAAAGCCTCAATCGCAGCTTTTATTTCAGGAACCTCCATATATTCATTCTTCCGTGCATTGTTCACCCGCGCATTTACTAAAACCTGAGGCATAACTTCCATGGTTTTTCCCAATTCAGAGGCCTTTTTCCCACTGCGATTCATGACAGATAAAAGCTGAATTGCAGTCAAAACACCATCCCCTGTTGAGTTGTAATCCAGAAAAATAATATGACCGGATTGCTCTCCCCCTAAGTTATAGCCTTCTGCCAGCATACTTTCCAGAACATACCTGTCGCCAACATTAGTTTGCAAAACAGAAATTTCATTTTCACGCCCCATCATTGTTAGCCCTAGGTTAGACATGACCGTACCAACAATAGTGTCTTTTTTCAATTCTCCCCTTGCCTTCATATCACACCCGCAAATTGCCAGAATCTTATCTCCGTCAATCACTTGGCCATTTTCATCCACCGCCAAGCAACGATCTGCATCTCCATCAAAGGCAAAGCCTATATCAGCGCCATTTTCCTTTACCAATGCCACTAAATCCTCCATATGGGTTGAACCGCACTTATCATTAATATTGGTTCCATCAGGCTCATTATGTATGATGCAAAGTTGGGCTCCCAACTCAAGCATCGTAATCGGTGCCGCTTTATAAGCAGCTCCATTGGCACAATCTAATGCCACCTTTATCCCTTGAAAACGCTCCGTTGTACTGTTTCTAAGGAATGCAATGTAATCATCCAATGCTTCTTCCGCATAACCTCTGGTTCCAATCCCATTTCCTGTGGGGCAAGGCAAAACCTCCATACGACTTAAAACGATATCCTCTATTTCATCTTCCAATTCGTCACTCAGTTTATAGCCTTGATCACTAAAAAACTTAATGCCATTATATTCAACCGGGTTATGGGATGCAGAAATCATCACCCCTGCGTCCAAACGATAGTGACGCACCAAATATGCCACAGCAGGTGTGGGAATTACCCCCGCAATCACTGCATGGGCACCAACGGAGCAAATACCTGCAACCAAAGCAGACTCCAGCATATCACCACTGATTCGTGTATCCATTGCCACCAAAATACGGGGTGCATGCTTCTTTTCCTTCGTTAAAACATATGCCCCAGCCCGGCCAAGCTGATACGCCATCTCTCCAGTCAATTCCGTATTGGCAACGCCTCTAACCCCATCAGTACCAAATAATCTACCCATTTATATTTCCTCCAAAAAAATCATGATTCACTATCGGATGCGTCCGCTTCTTGGGAAATGGCAACATCAATATATGCATACCCAGCGGTAATGCCGTCTGCTAAATTCAAGGTAATCGGCACCTTGTGATGCCCCACAGAAAGTCCGCTTACATCCACAGTACCCGTAAGAGTACTCTCATCTATATTATTAATCAATGTTTCCTCACCTGTTATCACAACTTTGGCACTGCCGCTGATTTCATAACTCATTCCGCTTACACCTTTTAGCACAGTCAGCTGGTTTGAACGAACCACAATCTCACGGCTGTTTGCAGCCAATACTTGCACATTTACCTGTATGGTTGGGCTGCTGCCATCTTTAATGGCTATCCCCTCAGGAAGATAATCCGCCACAGCGAAGCTCTTTCGAAGGGTAGCACCGCTTCCTGAAATATCAATATCCGGTAATTGAAGATAGATAAAATCTTTCAAAATTTCAGGGTTTGCAACAACTTCTATGGTTTGAGGTGTACAAGTTGTTTCCCCAAATTCAAAGCCATCAGCAGGGGTACCTGAAATATTCACCTTAATAGGAATGGATTTTAAACCCAGTGCACCGTAAATCACCGTAACTTCAGATGTGCCTAGCTTTACACCCTTCACTTGCGTCCCATGGGAATCATAAGGAACCAGCTTGGCGTTAAGCTGCACATCCCCTTGAACATCCTGCGCGTTAATCATTCCTCGTACCGCAATAACCCGCTCCACTGACGACGCAGGCCCTTTCACCCAAACAGTATTTGCACTCAATACAGGGGCAGAATACAAAGCATTCTTGGGAAGCTCGCCATTTAGAGTGATTTCAATAGGAAGCTCCTTACTTGCCAATCTTTCGATACTCACCTGAATATTTGCAGGGGCCTTACTCACAATGGTATAGCCACTGTATCCCCCAAGCATTTCTACCTTCACAGGCAAGGAAACCGTGTCTCCCGCCATAGCATTTTTCAGCCCAGAAAAATCCACAGAAACTTGCAGCCAATCGTTAGACTGGTTTAAACGATCCAAGGAGGTACGCTGTGCCTTGATTTTAATATTCACCTTTGTTGCAGCGATATCCTCCGCATTTCTTGCCGTCAGGCCACGGTCTGTTAAGACCTCCATATTGTCTAATGTAATATACTTGGAATAGGTTCTTGTGTCAACAGGCTGATTGATATTAATTACCATGAACCACATGATTGTGGCAATGCCTATGGAAAGCAGCTTCCATCCCAAGTCTTTCATCAGTGTTTCTTGAAATTTTTTCATTTATCCTGCCTTCCTTTCCAAAAAGAGAGTTTCTTCTTGCCAACTTTCTTGGTTTGTGAAAGCATTGTTCTCAATTGATCAGCAGTTAAATCTCGGTAAAGAACACCACCTCTGGCCACGGAAATAGACCCTGTTTCCTCAGATACAACAATAACATAAGCGTCTGAAACCTCACTGGCACCAATGGCCGCCCGATGTCTCGTGCCCAATTCCATGCTGATTTCATTGCTGTCGGTTAAAGGCAAAAAGCAGGTGGCTGCCGCAACCCGATTTCTGCGTATAATTACGGCACCGTCATGCAACGGCGTGTTATGCTCAAAAATATTGATTAATAACTGACTGGATATTAATGCATCAATGGGAATCCCAGTTCTCTCCAAATCCCCCAAGGGCACCTCCTGCTCAATCAAAATTAAGGCACCGGTCCTTACCGCCCCCATTTTGTCTGCGGCCTTGATGATTTCGTCCACTGTTCTTGTGGAAGCCTTCTGACTGTCTTCCTCATCAGTACGAATGAAATACGAAAAAAACCGCCCCTTTCCCAGCTGTTCCAAAGCTTTTCTAAGCTCTGGCTGAAACACAACAATCACTGCAATGATACCAACAGAAATGGTGTTTGACAATATCCAAATAATTGTGTGCAGCTGCAAAATGGCAGCGATGGCTGCCAAGGCAAGAATGACCAATATACCCTTAAACAGCACCCATGCCCTTGTTTCTTTAATCCAAAATATAATTTTATAAATAATATAGGCAACAATCAGAATATCTAAAATATCTGAAAATCCAATGGATGGCCGAACAAAGCCTGTTACCCCCAAATTGTCAAATAAACCTTTTAATGCCTCCATAAAATACACCCTACCCCTTGGAAATGTGACACTATTTCCATTATATCATATTAACGTGCCATAAATTCTTAAAAAAAAGAGAAAAATACTCGTCCAAGTTTCTGATACCGAAAAATTGACTCTTGAAAAAGACTCTGTTTTTTAAGCCTTCAAGCTTGCATATAAAACCTGAAAATCCAATTCCTTTACATTTCAGAAAAAGATTCTAAAAATCAAAATGAATCCAAGTTCTTGATCTCCTATTTCTTTTAAAAAAGCCATGAAAAAAAGACTTATTGAGTCTTTTTTTGCAATTGTATCTATTATAACATAAATCCATAGAAATTGTGAAACAAAGTCTATGAAAAAGACTTGGTAGGAAAAAAATTCATGTTAATGTTTTATATCTTGAATATTTGTTCTTCATGAAATCAATATTCAACAAAAATTAGCAGATACTCATAACGCCCCATGAAGTATTGAAAGCTCCACAACTAAAAAGAAGGAGCTTAAACATCTATATCTTATAGCTGTATTCCAAAGAAAAGGTATAAAAAAAGCACGGAAATCCTGAGTTTTGATTACCGCGCTCTTTCATTTTCATTTATTTATCAAGGGGTCTCATAGTAGGGAATAAGATTACGTCCCTAATAGAAACTGCTTCTGTCAACAACATAACAAAACGGTCAATACCTACACCCAAACCACCGGTAGGAGGCATGCCATATTCCAATGCAGTTAAGAAATCCTCATCAATCATATTGGCTTCATCGTCCCCAGCTTCACGCAACATTTCCTGATATTCAAAACGTCCACGCTGGTCAATGGGGTCATTCAGCTCGGAATATGCATTTGCATATTCACGGCCTACAATAAATAATTCAAAACGGTCTGTATAATCAGGGTTCTCTGGCTTTCTCTTTGTCAATGGAGATACCTCAACGGGATAGTCAATAACAAAAGTAGGCTGAACCAAATTCTTTTCTACAAATTCTTCGAAGAACAATAACAGAATATCCCCTTTTACATGACGGTCTTCAAAAGCAATATGGCGTTCCTTTGCCAATGCCTTTGCTTCCTCTGTATCCTTTATTGCATCAAAGTCTACACCGGTATATTCTTTTACCAAAGAAACCATGGTTTTTCTTGCAAAAGGCTGACCTAAATCTAATTCGTGACCACCATACTGTACCTTTGTTCCACCCAACACATTTTGTGCAACAGTGCGGAACATTTCCTCAGTAATATCCATCATGCCATTATAGTCTGTATAAGCCTGATATAGCTCCATCAATGTAAATTCAGGGTTATGTCTTACAGAAATCCCTTCGTTACGGAATACACGCCCGATTTCATAAACTCTTTCAAAACCGCCTACAATCAGACGCTTTAAGGGCAGTTCAAGGGCAATACGGCAGTACATATCAATATCCAGTGTATTATGATGTGTGATGAAAGGTCTTGCGGATGCACCACCTGCAATGGTCTGCAATACAGGGGTTTCTACCTCTAAAAAGCCCTTTCCATCTAAAAATCTTCTGATTTCGCTAATAATTTTGGAACGCTTAATAAAAGTATCCCTTACCTCAGGGTTTACAATCAAGTCCATATATCTTTGGCGATAACGCATTTCCTGATCTTTTAAGCCATGGAACTTCTCAGGCAGAACCTGCAAGCTTTTGGAAAGAAGGGTAACCTCCTTAGCATGCACAGAAATTTCCCCTGTCTTTGTACGGAAAACAAAGCCTTTGATTCCCACAATGTCGCCAATATCAAACTTTTTGAAAGCGGCATATTCCTCATCTCCAATATCGTTACGGCTCACATAGGACTGCATATTACCGTTACGATCTTGAATATTGCAAAAGGATGCCTTCCCCATAATACGTTTGCTCATCAAGCGGCCTGCAATTGCCACATCCTTGTTTTCCAACTCGTCAAAAGCATCTCTGATTTCGTCGCTATGATGGGTTACATCAAATTTTACAATTGCAAAAGGATCCTTCCCCTCTGCCTGTAATTGTGCCAGTTTTTCACGTCGGATGAGAATCTGCTCACTCAGCTCCTGCTGGGTCAATTCCTTCTCCTGTACGTTTTCGTTTTGCTCTGCCACGTTTCTTCCTCCATTCCCTTTTGGCCTTTGTATTCTGCCAACCTTATAGTGTGTTATCTTTTAATCGATACTATTTCAAAAACAGCTTCTCCGTCAGGTGTTTCAATGCTGATTCTTTCCCCGGTGGAATGACCCAAAAGCGCCATGCCAACAGGGGATTCATTGGAAATGCGTCCATTCATAGGGTCTGCTTCTGCAGAACCAACAATGGTATAGGTCATCACCTCATCAAATTCTATATCATGAAGCTCTATCGTTGAACCAAGGCTTACCACCTCGTTGGATACTTCTTCATCATCAATGACCTCTGCATTACGCAGCATTTTTTCTAGAACAACAATTCTTGCTTCAATTTCAGCCTGTTCTTCCTTTGCAGCATCATACTCCGCATTTTCAGACAAGTCTCCCTGTCCTCTTGCTTCTTTAATCTTTTCTGCCACTTCTTTTCTTTTGACAGTTTTCAAATTTTCCAGCTCTTCCTCCAGCTTTTTCAAACCATCATAAGTCAAAACAACCTTTTTCTCAGCCATGGTCGTTGTCATCTCCTTTTTCCCGGAACTCTCCGCTTTTTTTGCTTCTCCTTGTCAAAATCGCACAAACAAGGAAAAAAGAGGGCCTTGACCCTCAAAATTCATTGATAAATTATATAATACTTAAAGAAGAGTGTCAATGTTAATCCCCCAAATTGTCCAAATCCTCTTTGATTTTGCCAATCTTCACCCGCTTACCCAAAGCAGAAAACCCACAAACGGAAAAATCGTTCTGTTTTAAGGCATGAAAAACCTCTTCTGCTTTTTCAGACGGATAATTATCCAGCCAAAATCCTTGAAAATCCATGTTTTGCGTAAACGCCCATGCCTCTGCCCATCTTCCCTCCACTTGTTTTTCTGCGTAGGTAAAATAAAACCCTTCTGCCGCCGCTGTATCCCACCGTCTTTGCAATAGTCTGCGCAAAACGGGACGATTCCCCACAGCATCGATGAAAACAGCATATCTTTTTATAATGTGCTCATAACCCGTTTGCTCCATGCCGCAAACAATTATGGCATCCGCCTCGGAAAACAACGGGTTTTTTGGAGAAGAAAACACCTCGGTGCGCAAGCCTTTTTCCGCGAAAAGCTCCTCTTGTATTTCTTCCAGCTCCTCCATAGTATCTGCAAAAAACGAAAGATGATTCACATAATCTCCCATTCCCGCCAAAACCAAGGGCAGTATTTCCGAATCCGTACCGGAAATCAAAAAATGTGCCTCCTCAGGATTTTTTCCCTGCCGCCGTAATGCCTCTGCCGCCCCGTCAAAAGCAAACAATGCCGCCAGAACCCGCCCTTTGGCAATGGGTAGAATCTTTTGGGGAAACTCCCCTTCCGTGGGTGCAATAATAATTCCGGCACCCTCTGCCGCCAAAGTTTTTACCAATTCCTCAGCTTTGGTTCGCCAAGGCACAGACAAACCCTGACCATCAGAAACGGATAGTATCCCTTGTAATATGCCCTCTTTTTCCTGAATAGTAAAGGGCTTTTTTGAAAGAATGTACTTATTGCGTAATTTTTCCGTTAAAATATTCGTCCAACAAGGTAATGTTACCCGTTCTTCTTTTTCCAGAAAACGGACCTCTGCAATTTTCATATGATATCCCCCTTTTCGCAATATTTATGTATTTCTTGTCATACAATTTGACCGTCTTGTGATTTTTCAAATACCCTGTCATTCACTGCAATCAACCCCTTTTCTCTCAAAAATAGAAATTGTATATATTTTTGAACAATTTTTTATACCTATTTCCTGCTACTTTTTGGAATATAAAATCATAAATAATTTTCTATTTTAATATAATTATATATGTTTTTAATTCAATACAATTACTATATAGTAAAAATAAACAAAAAAATGCTTTTATTAAGGATTTACCCATTTTTCCAATAAATATTATTGGTGAAATATTGACAATGATATTTATATTCATTATCATCAGCTTAGCAAAGTTTTTTATCCTGTGCCGGCCAAGCTGGATGCAGGCTGTATTTTATTCGTGTTTTGTATACTGTATATGAAAGGAGCCTACTCATGAGCGCAAAAATCATGAAAACTATGGATGGTAACGAAGCTGCTGCGTATATTTCTTACGCTTTTACAGAAGTTGCAACCATCTATCCCATTACACCTTCCTCCCCTATGGCTGAGCATGTTGATACTTGGGCGGCTAATGGCAAAAAGAATCTTTTCGGCCAAACCGTTCGCTTGGTGGAAATGGAATCTGAAGCAGGTGCGGCAGGCGCAATGCATGGTGCATTGGAAGCAGGCACGCTGACAACAACCTATACTGCCTCTCAAGGGCTTTTATTAATGATTCCACCGATGTATCGTATTGCAGGGCAATTAAAGCCCGGCGTATTTCACGTTAGCTCAAGAACCGTTGGTACCCACGCCTTCTCCATTTTTGGCGACCATTCCGACGTTATGAGCTGTCGTCAAATCGGCTGTGCTATGCTCTCCTCCGCTTCCGTTCAAGAAGTTATGGATTTGGGCGGTGTTGCCCATTTAGCAGCAATCAAGGGCAGTGTTCCCTTTATTCATTTCTTTGATGGCTTCCGCACCTCCCATGAGCTGCAAAAAATTGAAGTTATGGATTATGAAAAAATTGGAAAGCTGATGGATCAGGATGCCCTTCGTAAATTCCGTAAAAACGCATTGAATCC is a genomic window containing:
- a CDS encoding RidA family protein encodes the protein MKNHVVTRLSPSGVSKEVGHYTHITKIKPNATFYTFSGQIGADLGGDIPNDFNQQVENTFINISNLLKSVDLEPDNVIKVNIWSIVEIDWEYFDKIYCDFFGEISPSMTIAYVNALGLDSIKIEIEIWAAG
- a CDS encoding YeiH family protein; its protein translation is MVKRKIGGILLAGGIAIPAWLIGKAFPIIGSPVLGILFGMILAFWNRSTHFNEGIQFTSKKILQYAIILLGFEMNLFNIFSVGKQTILLMVFTLSAAFITAFFAGKLLKLDGNTKTLIGVGSAICGGSAIAATAPVIHAKDEEIARSISTIFLFNVIAAFLFPALGHLFGMSDHTFGLWAGTAVNDTSSVVAAGYAFSDTAGNLSVIVKLTRTLAIVPITLVLAVITSKKNAGENANYSIAKIFPWFVLGFLGASILNTFLTIPSNATHFLAQAGKFMIVMAMAAIGLNTNIIKLVKNGAKPILLGFLCWLSVSVVSLAVQYLFHI
- the lysS gene encoding lysine--tRNA ligase; translation: MTQQELSEQILIRREKLAQLQAEGKDPFAIVKFDVTHHSDEIRDAFDELENKDVAIAGRLMSKRIMGKASFCNIQDRNGNMQSYVSRNDIGDEEYAAFKKFDIGDIVGIKGFVFRTKTGEISVHAKEVTLLSKSLQVLPEKFHGLKDQEMRYRQRYMDLIVNPEVRDTFIKRSKIISEIRRFLDGKGFLEVETPVLQTIAGGASARPFITHHNTLDIDMYCRIALELPLKRLIVGGFERVYEIGRVFRNEGISVRHNPEFTLMELYQAYTDYNGMMDITEEMFRTVAQNVLGGTKVQYGGHELDLGQPFARKTMVSLVKEYTGVDFDAIKDTEEAKALAKERHIAFEDRHVKGDILLLFFEEFVEKNLVQPTFVIDYPVEVSPLTKRKPENPDYTDRFELFIVGREYANAYSELNDPIDQRGRFEYQEMLREAGDDEANMIDEDFLTALEYGMPPTGGLGVGIDRFVMLLTEAVSIRDVILFPTMRPLDK
- a CDS encoding WG repeat-containing protein, with protein sequence MKRKSVIQFLIVSLLLHSGCSLLSEKNIYASKIAKYETNFNTNYKTLHGFSENLIPIEDKNGIGFINTKGNIIASPSWESVMPFKNERAIVSKNRKYGLINTEGKIIVSPQYTFMEDCENGLFVVAKDKEFGLIDTDGKMVLNLNYQWISTFNDDMAMVKKTGKYGFIDKTGKLTIPIEWDCLGVFENGLAPAVNINKNICGFIDKNGIVVTKVEDYYFDDQAKKNKITYSQLFMPSEGVAIYKTVEGDNGYVGIDGKIISPPQKKTLSSFKNGIGVIQKSNGTSTMINKRGKVIANIDGYILNSFSCNMGFAEKNKKYVAVNTEGKLVTGYVFTDFKDCTENLAAVKTEKGKWGFINSEGKLVIADKWDYVTQFNNGTAIAESSTAGITKYAIIDKDGKLVGNKTWDFVGKYEYGENANKFILVSENKKFGLLDHAGNILIPPQWDGISGGYDYGKFLLQEKDTYYAISIAN
- the cdaA gene encoding diadenylate cyclase CdaA — its product is MEALKGLFDNLGVTGFVRPSIGFSDILDILIVAYIIYKIIFWIKETRAWVLFKGILVILALAAIAAILQLHTIIWILSNTISVGIIAVIVVFQPELRKALEQLGKGRFFSYFIRTDEEDSQKASTRTVDEIIKAADKMGAVRTGALILIEQEVPLGDLERTGIPIDALISSQLLINIFEHNTPLHDGAVIIRRNRVAAATCFLPLTDSNEISMELGTRHRAAIGASEVSDAYVIVVSEETGSISVARGGVLYRDLTADQLRTMLSQTKKVGKKKLSFWKGRQDK
- the greA gene encoding transcription elongation factor GreA yields the protein MAEKKVVLTYDGLKKLEEELENLKTVKRKEVAEKIKEARGQGDLSENAEYDAAKEEQAEIEARIVVLEKMLRNAEVIDDEEVSNEVVSLGSTIELHDIEFDEVMTYTIVGSAEADPMNGRISNESPVGMALLGHSTGERISIETPDGEAVFEIVSIKR
- the glmM gene encoding phosphoglucosamine mutase; its protein translation is MGRLFGTDGVRGVANTELTGEMAYQLGRAGAYVLTKEKKHAPRILVAMDTRISGDMLESALVAGICSVGAHAVIAGVIPTPAVAYLVRHYRLDAGVMISASHNPVEYNGIKFFSDQGYKLSDELEDEIEDIVLSRMEVLPCPTGNGIGTRGYAEEALDDYIAFLRNSTTERFQGIKVALDCANGAAYKAAPITMLELGAQLCIIHNEPDGTNINDKCGSTHMEDLVALVKENGADIGFAFDGDADRCLAVDENGQVIDGDKILAICGCDMKARGELKKDTIVGTVMSNLGLTMMGRENEISVLQTNVGDRYVLESMLAEGYNLGGEQSGHIIFLDYNSTGDGVLTAIQLLSVMNRSGKKASELGKTMEVMPQVLVNARVNNARKNEYMEVPEIKAAIEALQEKFSSDGRVLIRTSGTEPLVRVMIEGKDKEAMEKEAMKLAAFIEEKLQ
- a CDS encoding CdaR family protein, coding for MKKFQETLMKDLGWKLLSIGIATIMWFMVININQPVDTRTYSKYITLDNMEVLTDRGLTARNAEDIAATKVNIKIKAQRTSLDRLNQSNDWLQVSVDFSGLKNAMAGDTVSLPVKVEMLGGYSGYTIVSKAPANIQVSIERLASKELPIEITLNGELPKNALYSAPVLSANTVWVKGPASSVERVIAVRGMINAQDVQGDVQLNAKLVPYDSHGTQVKGVKLGTSEVTVIYGALGLKSIPIKVNISGTPADGFEFGETTCTPQTIEVVANPEILKDFIYLQLPDIDISGSGATLRKSFAVADYLPEGIAIKDGSSPTIQVNVQVLAANSREIVVRSNQLTVLKGVSGMSYEISGSAKVVITGEETLINNIDESTLTGTVDVSGLSVGHHKVPITLNLADGITAGYAYIDVAISQEADASDSES